The region AAATTACGCAGGCCACCTTTGACCAGGCTGCACGATATAATTCCGTACACAAAACCAGATGGCTTGTCGTTACAAACGGAATCAAGCACTGCTATGCACAAATTGACCATACACAAGGAAGCTTTGCATTCGTCGCCGACCTCCCTGAGTACACGTTGTTATAAGAAAGGCCCTGATTTACTTTTCCAGGGCGCTTAAACTATCTTCAATAATCCTGATCTTCGCTTCGGCATCTGCTTTTTTGTTGCGCTCGTTCTGCACCACTGCCGGCTTCGCATTGGCCACGAACTTTTCGTTACCTAGTTTTGCGTCTACAGATTTCAAAAAGCCCTGCAGATACTGTAGGTCTGCATTTAAACGCTCACGTTCGGCATCCCCGTCTACGGCCTCATTCAAATGAATAAAGAACTCATCCGCGCCTGTCATAAACGCAACAGCCCCCGGAATTTTATCGTTCACCAACTCTGTCTGACTGATATTAGCCAGTTTAAAGACAATATTCATCCATTTCTCGTAGTCCATACCCGAGTTAATCTTTATAGCGAGCGGCAAAGCCTCTTTAGGTGAGATCTGTTTGGTGTTACGGACGTTACGGATTTCTGCGACCACATTTTTGATCGTCTCAGCCTCCTTAAGAAGAGCGCCATCAGCCTCGCCCGCTACAGGGTAGCTGGCAACGATACAGCAATCCATCTCTGCCCTGCTGCCAAACAACTCATCGTGCCACAATTCCTCGGTTATAAAAGGCATGAACGGATGAAGAAGTGTCAGTATCTTACTGAAGAACCCAGTTGTCGCCTGCATCGTTTCCTGATCCACAGGATGCTGATAAGCCGGCTTCACCATCTCAAGATACCATGCGCAGAAATCGTCCCACACCAGTTTATACGTAGCCATCAGGGCCTCCGACAAGCGGTACTGCCTGAAGTTATCTTCTATTTCTGAAAGTGCTTCGTTGAAGCGGTTCTCAAACCACAGGATAGCCTGCTTATTGGGATTTTCAAGCTGATCGTTCACCTCCCAGCCTTTTACCAGCCTGAAGGCATTCCAAACTTTATTTGCAAAGTTCCTGCCCTGCTCACAATAGTTTTCATCAAACATGAGGTCATTTCCCGCAGGCGAACAAAGCAACATACCTACCCGTACTCCATCTGCGCCGTATTTTTCTATAAGATCGATCGGATCAGGTGAATTGCCGAGTGATTTGGACATCTTACGGCCGAGTTTGTCGCGCACTATACCTGTCAGGTAAACATTTGTAAAAGGCTTTTTGCCTCTGAATTCATGGCCTGCCATGATCATCCGGGCCACCCAGAAAAACAAAATCTCGGGCGCGGTAACCAGGTCATTCGTGGGGTAGTAATAATTGATATCCTTATTATCCGGATCCTTAAACCCATTGAACACCGAGATGGGCCATAACCAGGACGAGAACCAGGTATCCATAACATCCGGGTCCTGGGTAAGAAAAGGAGCCAGCTGATGCTTAAAGCCCTTTTTCTCTTCCTCAGTAAAGACACCGTCAATGTCTTTAAGCTTAAGGAATTCGTCCAGCGCCTCATCTTTCGTTTTAGCTACCACCCAATTCCCCTTATCGTCGTACCAGGCTGGTATCTGCTGACCCCACCACAGTTGCCTGCTGATGTTCCAGTCGCGCACGTTTTCCATCCAGTGCCGGTAGGTGTTGATGAACTTGTCCGGAATTAACCTGATATCGCCGTTAATGACATCTTCCAGTGCTGGCTTGGCCATCTGATCCATTTTACAGAACCACTGCATCGAAAGCTTAGGTTCAATCGCAGCATTTGTACGTTCAGAAAATCCCACCTGCGACTTATACCCTTCCACTTTTTCCAGGTGCCCGGCTTCGTCAAGCAGCACAGCAATCTTCTTACGCGCGGCGAAACGGTCTTCACCTACCAGAATTACGGCAAGTTCATTCAAGGTACCATCGTCGTTGAGGATGTCGATGACCGGAAGCTTATGTTTCACGCCCAGCTCATAGTCGTTCAGATCATGTGCGGGCGTTACTTTAAGGCAACCTGTACCGAAGTCCATCGTCACATACTCGTCCTCAATGATGGGTATCTCCCTGTTGATTAGCGGCACATACACTTTCTTGCCTTTCAGATGCGCATAACGCTCATCGTTAGGATTTATACATATCGCCGAGTCCGCCATAATCGTTTCAGGCCGGGTAGTCGCGATCGTCAGATATTCAGACGTCGCACCAGCGGTGCCAGCGATCGTATATTTAATATAATAGAGCTTTTGATCAACTTCCTTGCGGATTACTTCCTCATCAGATACCGCGGTCTTGCCCGCAGGATCCCAGTTGATCATTCGCACACCACGATATATCCAGCCCTTCCGGTACAAGTGGATAAAACTATCAATAACCGCCTCAGAAAGATCATCTTCCATGGTGAAGCGTGTACGCTCCCAGTCGCACGACGCGCCGAGCTTTTTTAACTGCTCGAGAATGATGCCGCCATATTTCTCTTTCCACTCCCAGGCGTATTTAAGAAACTCTT is a window of Pedobacter faecalis DNA encoding:
- a CDS encoding valine--tRNA ligase gives rise to the protein MSISTKYDPAATENKWYSYWMEKNFFHSEPDEREPYTIVIPPPNVTGVLHMGHMLNNTIQDVLIRKARMQGKNACWVPGTDHASIATEAKVVAMLKEKGIEKKDLSREEFLKYAWEWKEKYGGIILEQLKKLGASCDWERTRFTMEDDLSEAVIDSFIHLYRKGWIYRGVRMINWDPAGKTAVSDEEVIRKEVDQKLYYIKYTIAGTAGATSEYLTIATTRPETIMADSAICINPNDERYAHLKGKKVYVPLINREIPIIEDEYVTMDFGTGCLKVTPAHDLNDYELGVKHKLPVIDILNDDGTLNELAVILVGEDRFAARKKIAVLLDEAGHLEKVEGYKSQVGFSERTNAAIEPKLSMQWFCKMDQMAKPALEDVINGDIRLIPDKFINTYRHWMENVRDWNISRQLWWGQQIPAWYDDKGNWVVAKTKDEALDEFLKLKDIDGVFTEEEKKGFKHQLAPFLTQDPDVMDTWFSSWLWPISVFNGFKDPDNKDINYYYPTNDLVTAPEILFFWVARMIMAGHEFRGKKPFTNVYLTGIVRDKLGRKMSKSLGNSPDPIDLIEKYGADGVRVGMLLCSPAGNDLMFDENYCEQGRNFANKVWNAFRLVKGWEVNDQLENPNKQAILWFENRFNEALSEIEDNFRQYRLSEALMATYKLVWDDFCAWYLEMVKPAYQHPVDQETMQATTGFFSKILTLLHPFMPFITEELWHDELFGSRAEMDCCIVASYPVAGEADGALLKEAETIKNVVAEIRNVRNTKQISPKEALPLAIKINSGMDYEKWMNIVFKLANISQTELVNDKIPGAVAFMTGADEFFIHLNEAVDGDAERERLNADLQYLQGFLKSVDAKLGNEKFVANAKPAVVQNERNKKADAEAKIRIIEDSLSALEK